The Manis javanica isolate MJ-LG chromosome 14, MJ_LKY, whole genome shotgun sequence genomic interval TATGTCCTGACACTGAAGGAGATTAAGGGGAAGGGCAGACATTCTTACAATCATTCAGCAGGAATTCACATGCCAATTATTTAGCCTGTAACCTAATTCGCAGATGGTATTAGATAGTTTAGGTTTTCACAGGTGGCCATTTTTAGACTCCCAGAGTTAATGAAACCTTCAACACATAGTCTTAGAAAAATGgaggtcaattaatatgcaataaattaaaatgaaaatacaatgggaaaagacagcctcttcaacaacggGTGTTGGGGAAattggacagatacatgcaacagaatgaaacgGTATTAGTGTCTAAActccatccacaaaagtaaacttgaaatggatcaaagaccagaatgtaacacatgaaaccataaaactcttagaagaaaacattggcaaaaatctcttgaaacaTAAGCAAGTAatttttcctagacacatctcctcgggcaagggaaacaaaataaaaaatgaacaagtgggactatatcaaactaaaaatcttctgcacagcaaacaaaggacaccaccagcagaacaaaaaggcatcctacagtatgggagaatatatgtgtaaacGATTTATCCAATGAGGGGTTAAcgtcaaaatatatgaagaactcaaatacctcaacacccaaaatacaaataatccaattaaaaaatgggcaaaggacctgaacagacacttttccaaagaagacatacaaacagccaataggcacatgaaaagatgttccacactgctaatcatcagggaaaatgcaaatcaaaaccacaatgagaaatacCTCAtgccagtcaggatggccactatccaaaagacaagaaataacaagcattgatgaggatgtggaaaaagcgGAGCCCTCCTACagtttggtgggaatgtaagttggtgcaggcactgtggaaagcagtatggaggtttctcaaaaaacctacaagtagaaataccatatgacccagtaattctacttctgggatttacccaaagacaacaattctgatttgaaaaggtatatgcacccctatgtttatggccatgtgatttacaatagccaggatatggaagcaccctaagtgtccatcaacagatgaatggataaagaatatgtggtacatatacacaatggaatattattcagtcataaaatggaaagaaatcccaccatttgtaacaacatggatggacatagagggtattatgctcagtgaaatatactaagtggagaaagacaaataccatatgatttcacttattatgtggaatctaaaaacaaaaaacaaaatgaacaaaatagcagcagactcacagggagaagggactggtggttaccatggaggatgGGCTGAGGTAGGTGGGTGGGTTAAacaggggaaggggataaagagacacaaaacctCAATCATAATGTCAATAGTATACTCaccagcatggagaatatagccaatggttctgtgacatcttcctatgttgacagatagtaactgtcaacatagatttaataacatgggtaactcttgaatcactgtgttgtatacttgaagccaacataatatttcatatcaactatacttcaataaaaaaaatagaaaatttagagGTCCCTCATTTGGTGGTCAGCTTTAGCCCACACAGGTGGTGTTCCCATTGCTGGTCTGGAGAACTGTGAACACATTTCAGGAACCAGGGTTTTAAATGTGCACTCTCTGGGACAGGTCTCTGAGCGATACCTCCGGACTGAGGCACGCTTGGAGGGTGGGTGAGAAACAAACGTTTCTTGTCTCCTTTCACTGTGGGGACTTTCTTGCTCATAACAACAAGAAAGCACCAAGAAGCCTGCAGTTCTCGGGACCCACAAGTCCTCAAGACAACAACATTATTTGGATTAAAGAGTGGCTTGTTAAGCTCTGGATGGGTTCCAGGGACACAAATCCTCGTGGAATTAATGGTGCCAAGAAGTCTTTGGGTGCATCCTAAGGCACAAACCCCCAGTCCTCTTCTACCTAGTAATAGGATGGCGGCTTCCAAGAAGAAATGCAAGTACTTTCTAGGATGGCAAGCACTTCCCATGACCTCCATGGACCCTGCCTATGTCTCAAGTTCACTCTGCTAAAAAGAAGACAAGCCCACAGTGGAGTCACTTATGTTAAGCCCCACTTCACCACACCAAGACTTAATactgttgaaaaacaaaattcgaccaagtaaatctgaagatctaaATGGCTTAAGTGAGCCTGAATCAGGCATCATCCCGTCTAGCCAGTagagagatgctccacattgtacaaaatggaagattTTATAGGAAGAAGGTGGAGCAAGGAGTTATTAGCAAAGGAGAAAGAGGGATTGTCCCAGGCAAGGCCACCTTTCCTTAGGCGGAGCATGGGGGCCTTCTGCAGATGCCCTGGTTCTctttgggggagggagaggcccATGCAACAGTCACTTCACTGCGGCAGACCCAGAAATTCCTGAGCGGACCGTGTCTCTGGGGGAGGCTGACACTGCCATTAGGTCAGATAGTAAGCCCCGGTTTGGTGACCTGGCTCAGCATAGTGAACATCATTTggggcctgtgattttctttgttaacAACACCTTCCTTAATTACAGTTTGTGCCTCCCTCAGGAATGGAATCTGAAAGTCCTGGAATGGCCTTGTGAGCCCGGAGGGGTCGCCCGTCCCGGAGGGACGATGGACGCACACATCTCCCGGAGAGGGCGCCCCTGCCACGGCCAGAGTGCTGCCCCCTTCTATGGCTTCCTTGTCCCGTCTCCGCTCCTCAGAACTCCTTCCTGTCTGCTAGAAGGGATGCCACCCGGCTCATGGAGCATGGGGTAAGGCCATTAAAGTCTCCACAGTCCACTCAGTTGGATTCTGTTTCTCGACTCACAGGATCTGGCTTCCTGTGATTGGATATCAAACAGTATTGGAGCCAACGGAGGGTGGGGCACGTCTGAAATAAGGTTTATCAGTGGTTTCCCTGACATCACAGCCATAAATTTCTGCCTGTCAGATGGCTGCAGAATTCTGGCAGCTCCGGGAATAGCCCCACACCTAGGaaccttgagaaagaacaagATAAGAAAAGGGCTCTAAATATGGCCTGTGCTCGGTTGTCCTGGCGCCCTGAGCACCCTTCCTGCCATGAGCTGGTCCCCGGGAGGTGTTTCCTCCCCCTATCTCTGCGGTCCCTCCCTCCGGCGGGCGCTCGCATCTTCCCCACCTGTCTTCACCTCTCACTTCCTCCAGTTTTTACGGGTTCTCTAGGCGAAGAGCGCTTTCTCCCACGCCCCTCTCCTTTTGCTTCCAGATCAATCTGCCTGTCTTTCAGATTCTGCCTTATTTGTCTGCCACATTCTATGTGtccttgaaatatatatatttttaaactaactcaattcagaaaaaacaaagagccATTCCGACGTGGCAGGTGAACTGAATACAGAGGTGCTTTCGTCGGTGCTGTGGAGCGTCCCCACTAAGGGGGCCACGCCGAGGCCCGTGTCCTCCCGCGCTTCCAGCGGGGCAGCCGCAGCGCCCTGTCTGCGGCGAGGAGCGGCCGCGAGTGGGAGGAGCGCGGCGGGCGGGCTCCCGGGACGGGGCGGGCCGCCCCCTGCCGACGGGCAGGGACACGACAGCCGGGGCCTCTCGCGGGAGGGGCTGCCGAGCTGCCACGGGCACTGCGGCCGACAGCTCCCGCTGGGCACGCGGAGGCGGGCCCCCAGGGCTGCAGCCCCGGGTCGCGGGGCCCAGGGAGCCCATGCAGCTTCAGCGCGGCCGGAGGGAGGCGCAAGCGCACGTCTCCTGCGCTCCAGCTCCGCGCACGGAGACTGAGGCCCAGTCCCTCACCTGCGGCGGACGCAGCTCGGAACCCCGCGCTCTGAGAGGCGGGTGACGGGACGGGCACAGCAACCGGGAGGTGCCACGGCCCGCTCCTCGTCGCCTcgcctctcctcccacccaacCATCCCGACCGCACCCCCTCGCACCTCACCTCACCACGCCACCTCCTCAGCCCCTCACCTACTCACTCCGAAATCCCTTCGCCCTACCGTTCTCAGCTCACCCCAGTAAGGCTTCCTGAACGCCAACGGCACCCCCACCGCGCCCACATTCCACCTGAAATCGCACGTGGCACCACCACCTGCCCGTGAGAGGGCCGTGGACGCTGATGGGGAACCGCCTGTGCCCGGCACATGGGGTCAATGCGTGAGCGCCATCCACTGCCATGACACGCCTGGGGCACGTTTCCCGCAGCTGTCTTCCACACCACTGGCCCCACGAGAGATGGCCCCACTCCTATCCAGCAGGTGATTTTGCAAGGGAGCTGGGGCATAGCCAGCCCTTCTTCGCTAGGGCTCCTCCATGCCAGGAGCCTTTCAAGTCCCACACTACCAAGGGGCAGGATACTGGGGCGTCCTCTCAGAGGGCCCACCTGCCTAAGGACGCGGGTGGTGCACTCACAGTTGCTCTTTCCGTGATGAAAGAAGTATCGGGCACCCATTGGCCTGTCACACTTACCTCTCAGAAAAGTCAGGCCATGAAAGGCCTCGCACCTGGACACCTGCCAAAGCGCACAGCATGCACGTGGTGGCTCCTGACCGCCCATCTGTCGTCTGGCCTCCCACCCTTTCAGGGTCCTCAGCATACTTACTTCCCATCAGACTTCCAGTGGTTCTCCTGCCCTCCCGGCAGCACCTTCTCCAGCCCTTGGTTGATGCCCCAACTCACCAGGCTCTGCATGCAGGCACACCCCTGGTGGGGCTCCTTCTCCACTACATAGCTTCTGAAGTTTCCATGCCCTCCCCAGATGTTTCATAGCCTGTGGGTCCACACATTTCATACTCCTTCCACCCCGTAACAGGTCAAGCCCTTAAGAGTCACCTTTTATGTAAGATTTTAATTTCAGATGACAAATAACCTAGTGTATGTCCTAAATGTTGCAGGGCGCAAAATTCATTATCTGAAATGCAAGTCTAACTGGGTTTCCTGCATATTTATTTGCTAAATCCCACAAATCTATGTCCTACCCTTCCTTCATGCTCATGTCCAGGGTCAGCACTGACAATGCCCACTCCACCCGCAGACCCCTCCATGTCCGCAAGCAGCAGTGGGGGACTGTCCTCTGCCCTGACTAGACTGAAAGGCCCCCCCGCACCAGTTTGCTCCAGTTGCTCCTCCCCCATCACCCCTTTGCCCCTCCCTCCTGACAGGGACAGCAAGCATTACTGCTACATAcataaactattttatttaaataaaaccaaTGGCAGACCCtttacccacacacacaccagcacaTGCACGCACACTCATCCAATTCCTCCTTGCTTCCCTACACCCATGGCCACCTCAAACCCGGCGGTTCTCATCGTGACCTATGAGAGGCGCCTGCACGTGAAGGCACACCCCTCCCAGCCGATGGCAGCAGCGCACAAGCCTGGGCACAAGCTCTCCTGCCCAAGGCCCAGCTCTCACTCCCCCAGGGATGGGGCAGGACGGAGGACTGGCTATCCCAAGGCACCCAGATCCAGTGTGGCTTCCCCACTTTCCACCCACACAGGTTGGACACACTGCTTGCTCCCAGTGGCAAGTGGGGCCCTTCAAACCAGCCAACCTGTCTGCACATCAGCAGACTCAGCAGCCAGACTGGAGCACCCCCCATGGGGTCCGGGAGTAGGTATTGTTTGGTTTAGGGAAGAGCAAGGGACAGCAGTTGAGCACCAGATTCCCTAACTCCACCAGAGGAGGTCACTGAGAGTCGGCCGGCATCCTCAGTTCCTCGTCCCAGAAGAGTGAACCTGACTGCAGCAGAGACAGCAAAGGCCTCAGCCATCAGGCCCTCAGTGCAACCCCCGACATGGGCCCTGCTGGAGACCCACTAGCACCTTGGCAGCATTAAGGGCCCAGCCCATCTGGGAACCACCATGCACTCGGGAGCCTGCACGGACTGGGGAGTGTCCCCGATGCTGACACTGGGGCGGTTTCACCTTTCCTGACACCACCATCCTTCACGTCCTGCTTTGGGGCACACATAGCAAAGTGGCTGAGGTCCCGAGGGAGTGCTGAGTGTCTTCCACAGCACATCCGACAGGCCACCCACAGGATGGGACAGAGGCCCGGGACGCAGGGTGGCCAGGAGGGCTCTGAAGCAGCCCAAGGGAGCCCCGGGAGAAGGGTACCTGGAGTTCCTGCAGCTGAGGGCCTAGCATCCACCCTGACAGGCTTTGCTGTGCCTCCTAGACTAAGTTCCCTGAAGGAAAAAGCCAGACCCTGGAAGGAGAAACAGCAGAGGGCATCAGACAGACTGTGGGCAGCCAGCAGGGCAAGGGGAGATGTAAGCGCCAGACACAAGCCCTCTGAAGGGATAAGGCAAAGAGCTGCCACCTGCACGGAAGGGTGGGGGTGCGGGTGCGGGGTGGGAAGCCGCGCAGGCAGGACTCAGCTGGCCAGCCTGACCTCACCTGGGGAAGCCAGACCCCAGGAGAGGGCGCGGGGCCTGCCCTGCCCGCCAGGCCAGTGACAGAGACGACCAGCCACGCCGAACGGAGCTACAGGCTGATGCTGCGCTGGTGGCAGCCTGCACGGCCCCCGCTGTCACTGCCCCTTCGTCCGCTGCTCCGGGGCCCCAGCTCCTGGCCATCCAGGCTGGCATGGTCCGAGAGGCCCCGCAGGTGCTCCACGGAGTCACACTTCTGCAGGTCTGAGGCCACGGTGCGCAGGCTCAGTAGGCTCAGCGTGTCTGTGTCAGGGCCGGGCCCGGGCCCCAGGCCGCCACCCTCCTCCAGGCCACCTCCGTCAGCTCCCTCCAAGATCCCGCTGTCCCCGTCCTCGCTGCCATCAGGCCCAGCCTCGGCACCCACGGGGGAGGAGCGCCGTTGGCCAGGAGGCCCAGGGGGAAGACCCCGGCGCCGGGCGTGAATCTGCTCACTGATCTGCTCCAGGTTGCGCAGGGCGACCGAGTAGCGGGTCTTGGCCTGGGCTACCTGCTGCTCCAGCTCTGTCACCTTGGCCTTGTGCTCCTGCAGAGGGGACAGAGCAGGTGACCCTCTGGGCAGCTTCTCGGGCCCGGAGTTGGGCATCTCACAAGCCCACTTAGCACTCTGGATGGGGTCTCTTCTCCAAGCCCTGGTCCTGCTCACCACCCACTGCACACCTGCGGCGCCCACCCCCGGGGCCCCCCTTCCCAGGGTCCCCTTTCCCCAGCAATCCTGCTCTGCTGACCTGGGCTCGGCCCTGCAGGGCCTCCTCCCAGACCTtcattcccacccaccctccctcccctgccgCCTGCTCCGCTACCTCCAGGATCTGGCTGAACTGGGCCTTGAGCTCAAAGTAGGGGCGGCTCTTCCCAATGGCCCGCCGGAGGGTCTTCTGCAGAGCCTGGACCCGCGCCTCAGCCTGCTGGCACAGCCGCGTCACCCGCTGGTGCTCCCGCTCGCCACGAAGCCGCTCCTCCTCCGCCTCATTGACCTGGCCCGAGGGCGGCAGAGGACGCACAGCCCTGAGCTGGGACCCACACCACTGCCTGTCATCTGCCCCAGGCTGCCGATCCAAACGTCACCCTGGGGGAGCTCCACTGTGGGCACAGCCTGGAGAGGACCCTGAGCTTCCGAGACACAGAGGGCAGTGGTCCTCGTCCACATCCCCTACCACTCAGCTCTGTGCCTGCAGGAGGTGCCATGAGTTACAGCATATCTACCCCAGCCGCTGACCTCAGGGTAGGAGGGACCCCAGCGTGGGGAGCCCAGCAGTGCGCTGGGTCTTGAGGTTCCCAGGCACTGCAGCCACATCGCCCACCAGCGCCAGGGTCTGGCCTCAGCACACCCTGGGCAGGTGCGCACACAGCCTCACCACTTCAGCAGCCCTCGCCCCATGCTGCGCTCTCCTCTGTGGGCTCGCTTAGAGGGAGGCCATGGGCCTGGCCCACAGAGCACATGAACTGAGGCACGacccccctgggcagcaggcacTGCTGGACACTAAGTGTTTATGCCCCCCAAAAATCCTGTGTTGAAATCTTAACCCCTAAGTTGATGGTATTGGAGAGGTGATTAGGTTATGAGGGGGAATCTCTCAAGCTTGGGATCAGAACCCTTATAAAAGAGATCCTGGGAGCTCCCTCCTCACACCCCCTCTACCACTTGAGGCCATGCCAAAGACAACCAGCTTTCTGGGAACCCAGAAATGGGCCCAGGACACCAAGTCAGCCTGGGTCTCAATGTGGCTTCTGCGCCTCCCAACTGCAGAAAGAACACCTGCTGTTTACGCTGCCCggcctgtgctgtgctgtccTAGGAGCCCAGATGCACTAGGACACTTGCCTCCTCCACGGGCATGGAGGCCGACTGTGCCACCTGGGGTACTTTGCTCCCTGATCCCCTCGGAGTAGCTTGGAAATGATACACAAGTTATACTTCAAAGTTCAAGGTGCACTggccagagaaaggaaaatgatccTGAAAACAGCCAAATGTAATGAAATGTGAGCTGAATCCAGAGCACCCAGCAGGGGTGGACTGTTCAGGTTAGTCCCACATCTGGAGGCAAAGGTCAGGAAGAGCCTAGAGAGAGATTCTAAGTCATAAGAAAATACATGAGGGAAGCCCTGGAGGCCAAACAGGGCAGAGAGCAAGAACAGGTTGTGCCTGAaacagcaaagctgaaggaagcTGGTGAGGAGGGAGAGCAAAGTGACGGCACTTGCAGAGGGGACTGCTGGCACTGCCCGCCTCACCTTGCAGGTGGCGTGGTTGAGCATCTCCTGCCACGTGGGGTCCAGCCGGTTCTTGTCTGCCATGACACCCTGCTCAGCCACGAACACCATCTCCCGGGCAGCATTGTGCATGCTCACAGCCCGCTCGTACCGCAGTGCTGCCTTCTGGGTCTCCTGCTGGGCCTGTGGGGAGAAGGCCATCAGGACAGGGGCCCGAGGACCACTGGCCACCCATGGAGACCTGTCCTGGGCAAGGACAAGGCGGAGAGAGAGGCC includes:
- the SH3BP5L gene encoding SH3 domain-binding protein 5-like isoform X2, whose protein sequence is MAELRPVPGVRETPQGELQPEVQDEAPRSPVAEEPGGGGSSHGEAKLSPREEEELDPRIQEELEHLNQASEEINQVELQLDEARTTYRRILQESARKLNMQGSQLGSCIEKARPYYEARRLAKEAQQETQKAALRYERAVSMHNAAREMVFVAEQGVMADKNRLDPTWQEMLNHATCKVNEAEEERLRGEREHQRVTRLCQQAEARVQALQKTLRRAIGKSRPYFELKAQFSQILEEHKAKVTELEQQVAQAKTRYSVALRNLEQISEQIHARRRGLPPGPPGQRRSSPVGAEAGPDGSEDGDSGILEGADGGGLEEGGGLGPGPGPDTDTLSLLSLRTVASDLQKCDSVEHLRGLSDHASLDGQELGPRSSGRRGSDSGGRAGCHQRSISL
- the SH3BP5L gene encoding SH3 domain-binding protein 5-like isoform X1, encoding MAELRPVPGVRETPQGELQPEVQDEAPRSPVAEEPGGGGSSHGEAKLSPREEEELDPRIQCDSSRAVGTGAREGPAGCLDYAAACGRSESAHWQQMQEVSEEELEHLNQASEEINQVELQLDEARTTYRRILQESARKLNMQGSQLGSCIEKARPYYEARRLAKEAQQETQKAALRYERAVSMHNAAREMVFVAEQGVMADKNRLDPTWQEMLNHATCKVNEAEEERLRGEREHQRVTRLCQQAEARVQALQKTLRRAIGKSRPYFELKAQFSQILEEHKAKVTELEQQVAQAKTRYSVALRNLEQISEQIHARRRGLPPGPPGQRRSSPVGAEAGPDGSEDGDSGILEGADGGGLEEGGGLGPGPGPDTDTLSLLSLRTVASDLQKCDSVEHLRGLSDHASLDGQELGPRSSGRRGSDSGGRAGCHQRSISL